AATAGGGTAGGAGAGGTTTTGAAAAAAGGATTTTTTATTTCTTTGGCAATTTTATTAATAATAAATTCAATTGTTATTATTAATAAACAATTTATATTGAAGCTGTTTACAGATGATTTAGAAGTTTTAAATTATGCTAATAATTATTTATTACTAACAACTATCGGCACTTTTGGATATGGATTACAGCAAGTATTTTTTGGAGGACTTATTGGGTCTGGTAGGACAAAAATTGCGATGATTATTATTTTTATTAGGTTGTGGCTTATTCGTCTTCCAGTAGTTTTTATTTTCCAATATTTTGGCATAATTGAAAATTCTTTAGGTTATGCTTTTATAATTTCAAATTATTTAGCAATTATAATTTTAGTTGCTTTTACTTGTACTCGCTATTGGACTAAAACTATTTTAATTAAGAAATATAAATGTAATTAAGATTTATTTATATTTATATATTACCCAAGGAAATGATTAATTTATTTTGAATTAATTTAATGTTTTTAGCTTTTTAAATAGATTTTAGATTCTTTCTTAATTTTTTAAGTTAATAATTTATTTGCAATAAAGCGTATTTGAGTAGAGTTAATAACATTAATTCTATTTTAAAGTGTTTCTTTTTGTTATTGTTTTTCAAAAATATATAATATGTTTTTTCTTTTGGTGTTGATTTTAGTTCTCAAATGAAAAGTTTTTGTCTCAAATCCATTAAGTTGTTCTCTAATTAATTCGCCTGTTTTGCTTCCTTCTTTAAAAATTGCTAATGAATTTGCATTTATATTTTCCCCATTTTTATTTTAAGGGTAATTATTAGATTGTTTTTGTTGTCGGATTTGTAGTTTACTATTTCTATTTTTTATTAGTTTTTATAGCGCTAATAAGATAGGTAATTTCTTGTGTATGCTCTTTTGATTTTATTGTGCTTGTATTTACACAAGACATAAAAATAAATGTAATGATAAGAATTGTAAGTATTGACATTAATTTAAGCTTAAAATTTTGAGTTTTAATCATTTTTATTATATTTTTTATAGCGGCCAGTGTTAACCCTTTTGATAAAATAAAGATATTTTATCAATTCTAAATGGCAACTAGATTTCAAAAATATTTACTATTGTTTTGAATTTTATGTTTTAAGCTGTATTAGTTAAATATTTTTAAAGTGTTATTATTTGGTATTTTATGCTTTTTTTAATAAATATGATGTTCATGTTAATTTTTAATACTATTGTATGCTTAGGTTAATTGATTTTAAAAGTTAAAGTGTATTGACTATATTTTATAAAATGTGTAAAATTTTAAAGCTATTAAAATTTTTTAGAAAAACACGCAGTGCGGGTCAATTTCTAAAAAATTGATTTTTTTATTTTTTTGGTTATTTATAGCTATTTTTTGTTTTGATAAGAATGAATTTATTAAAAATTTTTTGAAGAGATTAAATGTAAGTAGCTATTTAGGATGTGAAATTTAGGAGGTTAGTCATGGCAAAAGAAGTTTTTCAAAGAACAAAACCGCACATGAATGTTGGAACAATAGGGCATGTTGATCATGGTAAAACAACATTAACAGCAGCTATTAGTATTTATTGTTCAAAATTAAATAAAGATGCAAAAGCATTAAAGTATGAAGATATTGACAATGCACCTGAAGAGAAAGCAAGGGGAATAACAATTAATGCTAGACATATTGAGTACGAAACAGCTAATAGGCATTATGCTCATGTAGATTGTCCAGGCCATGCTGATTATATAAAAAATATGATTACAGGAGCAGCTCAAATGGATGCAGCTATACTTTTAGTTGCTGCTGATAGTGGCGCTGAGCCTCAAACAAAAGAGCATTTGCTTCTTGCTCAAAGAATGGGAATAAAGAAAATAATAGTTTTTTTAAATAAGTTAGATTTGGCAGATCCCGAACTTGTTGAACTTGTTGAAGTTGAAGTTTTAGAGCTGGTTGAAAAATATGGATTTTCAGCTGATACTCCAATAATTAAGGGTTCAGCTTTTGGGGCCATGTCAAATCCAGAAGATCCTGAATCTACAAAATGTGTTAAAGAACTTCTTGAATCTATGGATAATTATTTTGATCTTCCAG
The nucleotide sequence above comes from Borrelia maritima. Encoded proteins:
- the tuf gene encoding elongation factor Tu, with the protein product MAKEVFQRTKPHMNVGTIGHVDHGKTTLTAAISIYCSKLNKDAKALKYEDIDNAPEEKARGITINARHIEYETANRHYAHVDCPGHADYIKNMITGAAQMDAAILLVAADSGAEPQTKEHLLLAQRMGIKKIIVFLNKLDLADPELVELVEVEVLELVEKYGFSADTPIIKGSAFGAMSNPEDPESTKCVKELLESMDNYFDLPERDIDKPFLLAVEDVFSISGRGTVATGRIERGVIKVGQEVEIVGIKETRKTTVTGVEMFQKILEQGQAGDNVGLLLRGVDKKDIERGQVLSAPGTITPHKKFKASIYCLTKEEGGRHKPFFPGYRPQFFFRTTDVTGVVALEGKEMVMPGDNVDIVVELISSIAMDKNVEFAVREGGRTVASGRILEILE